One Belonocnema kinseyi isolate 2016_QV_RU_SX_M_011 chromosome 6, B_treatae_v1, whole genome shotgun sequence genomic region harbors:
- the LOC117175251 gene encoding uncharacterized protein LOC117175251: MNAQPDWLSLSTEYIQQMYGVYQKLLDCTYDVTEAAVKQGVKEDDITNCKVQGYNAFDTDSARNKYFQCLNNAKKLNDFKLATECCNQNIAELKDRAKGIRARVMACISKLIHELQGPSRRLNSYSV; encoded by the exons ATGAATGCTCAGCCTGATTGGCTGTCTTTATCAACTGAATATATACAACAAATGTATGGCGTTTACCAAAAATTATTGGATTGTACTTAT GATGTAACTGAAGCTGCGGTAAAGCAAGGAGTAAAGGAAGATGACATAACCAATTGTAAGGTCCAGGGATACAATGCATTCGATACTGATTCTGCACGCAATAAATACTTCCAGTGTTTAAATAATGCCaaaaaacttaatgatttcaag CTTGCAACAGAGTGCTGTAATCAGAATATTGCAGAATTAAAAGACCGGGCCAAAGGAATTCGTGCTCGAGTAATGGCATGCATTTCAAAACTAATTCATGAGTTGCAGGGACCTTCAAGACGACTAAACAGCTATAGTGTTTAA